One Pantoea trifolii DNA segment encodes these proteins:
- a CDS encoding VirK/YbjX family protein, with protein MSTITTSVTNNDSSAPLFLPLISGKFRPNKLWNSGSFRAKFALRSLVFPVTTFNYLQQLTKLSALPQLLTMQGLLPAKPHRPYLRAGFSVAQRAQAIIDHYTLMEQLENTALRQLLQSPGDNLLATLSGKNDEAFVIHCCPGRFDREGEITLELHYQTQLIASLSFSIIREQNKRTLLIGGLQGPRKHISNDVIRDATKAAHGVFPKRLLMEAVFNLAQQCGVEAITAVGDTTHVFRSLRYRHSKGDKFFASYSEFWLSLGGVARTDELFALPLRAERKDLEEIASKKRAEYRRRYALLDSLNEQVHQAAGILRDVSHAA; from the coding sequence ATGTCTACTATCACAACTTCTGTGACGAATAATGATTCGTCAGCGCCGCTGTTTTTGCCATTAATAAGCGGAAAGTTCAGGCCGAATAAATTATGGAATAGCGGAAGTTTTCGCGCGAAATTTGCCTTAAGGTCACTAGTCTTTCCTGTGACGACCTTTAATTATCTGCAGCAGTTAACGAAATTGTCTGCGCTACCGCAGCTGTTGACCATGCAAGGTTTGCTGCCGGCCAAGCCACATCGTCCTTATCTGCGTGCGGGATTCAGCGTGGCGCAACGTGCGCAGGCTATCATCGATCACTACACCTTGATGGAGCAGTTAGAGAATACGGCACTGCGCCAGTTGTTGCAGAGTCCGGGCGATAATTTGCTGGCCACGTTGAGCGGCAAAAACGACGAGGCGTTTGTGATTCACTGCTGTCCGGGACGTTTTGACCGTGAAGGTGAAATTACCCTGGAGCTGCATTATCAAACGCAGTTAATTGCTTCGCTCTCTTTCTCAATTATTCGCGAACAGAACAAGCGCACCTTATTAATTGGTGGATTGCAGGGACCGCGTAAACATATTTCCAACGATGTGATTCGCGATGCCACGAAAGCGGCACACGGCGTATTCCCGAAACGTTTGCTGATGGAAGCGGTATTTAATCTGGCGCAACAGTGTGGCGTTGAGGCGATCACCGCCGTTGGCGATACCACACACGTGTTCCGCAGCCTGCGCTACCGTCACAGTAAAGGCGACAAGTTTTTTGCCAGCTACAGCGAGTTTTGGTTGTCGTTGGGTGGCGTGGCGCGTACTGATGAGCTGTTTGCGTTGCCGTTACGCGCGGAGCGTAAAGATCTGGAAGAGATTGCCAGCAAGAAGCGCGCCGAGTATCGCCGTCGCTATGCCTTGCTGGACAGTCTGAATGAACAAGTTCATCAGGCGGCTGGCATCCTACGCGACGTCTCACACGCCGCGTAA
- a CDS encoding YibL family ribosome-associated protein — protein MKEQEKAEIKLLSDQLDALNRKEAPLLASGDAEKLGELLREKEKLELEIERLRSVRTEKLSKEAQQLQKLGFSREITKKEQANMGAFKKSVRGLVVVHPMTALGREMGLKVMTGYAKQPF, from the coding sequence ATGAAAGAACAAGAAAAAGCCGAGATTAAACTGCTGAGCGATCAGCTCGATGCGCTCAACCGCAAAGAAGCCCCGCTGCTAGCCTCTGGCGATGCCGAAAAGCTCGGTGAACTGCTGCGTGAAAAAGAGAAGCTGGAGCTGGAAATTGAGCGCCTGCGCAGCGTCCGCACTGAGAAGCTGAGCAAAGAAGCGCAACAGCTGCAGAAGCTGGGCTTTAGCCGCGAAATCACCAAGAAAGAACAGGCCAACATGGGCGCATTTAAGAAAAGCGTGCGCGGCCTGGTGGTGGTACACCCAATGACCGCGCTCGGACGTGAGATGGGACTGAAAGTGATGACCGGCTACGCCAAGCAGCCGTTCTAA
- the mtlR gene encoding mannitol operon repressor MtlR — MQAMMEEKQAFENRVLERLNAGRSVRSFLIAAVELLTEAVNLLVLQVFRKDDYAVKYAVEPLLLGNGPLGELSVRLKLIYGLGVINRHEYEDCELLLALREELNHDISDYRFTDDEILGPFGELHCVAAWPPQPDFNRDDEQLRSMQQQRYLQMVRSTMVLSLTELISRISHKQVFKKPAV; from the coding sequence ATGCAGGCAATGATGGAAGAGAAGCAGGCTTTTGAAAACCGGGTGCTTGAGCGCCTGAACGCCGGTCGTTCGGTGAGAAGCTTCCTGATCGCCGCCGTTGAGCTGCTGACCGAAGCAGTTAACCTGCTGGTGCTGCAAGTGTTTCGCAAGGACGATTACGCGGTCAAATATGCCGTAGAGCCGCTGCTGCTGGGTAATGGTCCGCTGGGCGAACTCTCGGTTCGCCTCAAGCTGATTTACGGCCTGGGCGTGATCAACCGGCATGAGTACGAAGATTGTGAACTGCTGCTGGCGCTGCGTGAGGAGCTGAATCACGACATCAGCGATTATCGATTTACCGACGATGAGATCCTCGGCCCGTTTGGCGAATTGCACTGCGTGGCCGCCTGGCCGCCGCAGCCGGATTTCAACCGCGACGACGAGCAACTGCGCTCCATGCAGCAGCAGCGCTATCTGCAGATGGTACGTTCAACCATGGTGCTGTCGCTCACCGAGCTGATTTCACGCATTTCGCACAAGCAGGTGTTTAAAAAGCCGGCAGTGTAG
- the mtlD gene encoding mannitol-1-phosphate 5-dehydrogenase, whose amino-acid sequence MKALHFGAGNIGRGFIGKLLADAGIELVFADVNQVVLDALNARHEYPVHVVGEQAKVEIVTGVSAVNSTSDDIVALIAEVDIVTTAVGPQILERIAGGVAKGLAKRSDSGNVRPLNIIACENMVRGTSQLKQHVLKALPEQYHAWVEAHVGFVDSAVDRIVPPSEAGTTDPLEVTVETFSEWIVDKTQFKGELPNIAGMELTDNLMAFVERKLFTLNTGHAITAYLGQLAGHATIRDAILDEKVRAVVQGAMQESGAVLIKRYGFEADKHAAYIQKILTRFENPYLKDDVERVGRQPLRKLSAGDRLIKPTLGTIEYNLPHTNLVQGIAAAMHYRSEADPQAQELVALLAEKGPQATLAEISGLDANSEVVTSVVSAYNAMA is encoded by the coding sequence ATGAAAGCGTTACATTTTGGAGCAGGTAACATTGGTCGCGGTTTTATCGGTAAGTTACTGGCGGATGCCGGCATCGAGCTGGTGTTTGCTGACGTCAATCAGGTGGTACTTGATGCCCTTAACGCCCGTCATGAGTATCCGGTTCATGTGGTTGGCGAGCAGGCAAAAGTCGAAATCGTAACAGGCGTCAGCGCCGTCAACAGCACCAGCGATGACATCGTTGCGCTGATTGCGGAGGTTGATATCGTGACCACGGCGGTTGGCCCGCAGATTCTGGAGCGCATCGCCGGTGGCGTCGCGAAAGGTCTGGCTAAACGCAGCGACAGCGGTAACGTCCGTCCACTCAACATCATCGCCTGTGAAAACATGGTGCGCGGTACCAGCCAGCTGAAACAGCACGTGCTGAAAGCGCTGCCAGAGCAGTATCACGCGTGGGTTGAAGCGCATGTTGGCTTCGTTGATTCTGCGGTCGATCGCATCGTGCCGCCATCCGAAGCCGGCACCACCGATCCGCTGGAAGTCACCGTGGAAACCTTCAGCGAGTGGATTGTTGATAAAACCCAGTTCAAAGGTGAATTGCCAAACATTGCTGGCATGGAATTGACCGACAATCTGATGGCGTTCGTTGAGCGCAAGCTGTTCACCCTCAATACCGGTCACGCCATCACCGCGTATCTCGGTCAGTTGGCCGGTCACGCTACCATTCGTGACGCGATTCTTGATGAGAAAGTGCGTGCGGTAGTGCAAGGCGCGATGCAGGAAAGCGGTGCCGTGCTGATCAAGCGTTATGGCTTTGAGGCCGATAAGCATGCTGCCTACATCCAGAAAATCCTCACCCGCTTCGAAAATCCGTACCTGAAAGATGACGTTGAGCGCGTAGGTCGTCAGCCGCTGCGTAAACTGAGCGCGGGCGATCGCCTGATCAAGCCAACGCTGGGCACCATTGAATACAACCTGCCGCACACCAATCTGGTCCAGGGCATTGCCGCCGCCATGCACTATCGCAGCGAAGCCGATCCGCAGGCGCAGGAACTGGTCGCGCTGCTGGCAGAAAAAGGCCCGCAAGCCACGCTGGCGGAAATTTCTGGCCTGGATGCCAATAGCGAAGTGGTCACCTCAGTGGTGAGCGCTTACAACGCTATGGCATAA
- a CDS encoding PTS mannitol transporter subunit IICBA, which translates to MSSSVKVKVQSFGRFLSNMVMPNIGAFIAWGIITALFIPTGWIPNETLAKLVGPMITYLLPLLIGFTGGRLVGGDRGGVVGAITTMGVIVGADMPMFLGSMIAGPLGGWAIKSFDRAVDGKIKSGFEMLVNNFSAGIIGMLLALLAFLAIGPLVEGLSHILAAGVNLMVQNNLLPLTSIFVEPAKILFLNNAINHGIFSPLGIQQASEAGKSIFFLIEANPGPGMGVLVAYMMFGRGSAKQSAGGAAIIHFLGGIHEIYFPYVLMAPRLLLAVILGGMTGVFTLTLLNGGLVSPASPGSILAVLAMTPKGAYFANIAAIIAAFAVSFVVSSILLKTSKVKEDDDIEAATQRMQDMKAQSKGQAVAGSPVAGDAMSVDLNHVRKIIVACDAGMGSSAMGAGVLRKKVQDAGLSNISVTNTAINSLPGDVDLVITHRDLTERAMRQAPQAQHISLNNFLDSALYSNLTERLVAANRSEARRETVQTTLADSYDEGNAHLFKLGADNVFLGLSATHKEQAIRFAGEQLVKGGYVQPEYVEAMLEREKLTPTYLGESIAVPHGTVEAKDRVLKTGVVFCQYPAGVQFGDEPEDVARLVIGIAARNNEHIQVITSLTNALDDDSVIEKLANTTSVQDVLDLLSGNTVKA; encoded by the coding sequence ATGTCCTCATCAGTAAAGGTCAAGGTTCAGAGCTTTGGTCGCTTTCTGAGTAATATGGTGATGCCTAACATCGGTGCGTTTATCGCATGGGGTATCATCACTGCGCTGTTCATCCCAACCGGATGGATTCCAAACGAAACGCTGGCGAAACTCGTCGGCCCAATGATCACCTACCTGCTGCCGCTGCTGATTGGTTTCACCGGTGGACGTCTGGTTGGCGGCGATCGCGGTGGCGTGGTCGGTGCGATCACCACCATGGGCGTGATCGTCGGTGCCGATATGCCGATGTTCCTCGGCTCGATGATTGCCGGTCCACTGGGCGGCTGGGCGATCAAGTCCTTTGACCGCGCCGTAGATGGCAAGATCAAAAGCGGCTTCGAGATGCTGGTTAACAACTTCTCGGCCGGTATTATCGGTATGCTGCTGGCGCTGTTAGCGTTCCTGGCAATCGGTCCACTGGTTGAAGGCCTGTCACACATTCTCGCCGCGGGCGTGAATCTGATGGTGCAGAACAACCTGCTGCCACTGACCTCGATCTTTGTTGAACCGGCGAAAATCCTGTTCCTCAATAACGCCATCAACCACGGTATCTTCTCTCCGCTGGGTATCCAGCAGGCGAGCGAGGCCGGCAAATCAATCTTCTTCCTGATTGAAGCCAACCCAGGTCCGGGTATGGGCGTGCTGGTTGCCTACATGATGTTTGGTCGCGGTAGCGCTAAACAATCTGCAGGCGGTGCAGCGATCATCCACTTCCTCGGTGGTATCCACGAAATTTACTTCCCATACGTGCTGATGGCGCCGCGTCTGTTGCTGGCGGTAATCCTTGGCGGTATGACCGGCGTGTTCACCCTGACGCTGCTGAACGGCGGCCTGGTTTCTCCGGCTTCTCCAGGTTCCATCCTGGCCGTGCTGGCGATGACGCCAAAAGGCGCTTATTTCGCGAACATCGCGGCCATCATCGCTGCATTTGCCGTCTCCTTCGTGGTCTCTTCAATCCTGCTGAAAACCAGCAAAGTGAAAGAAGATGACGATATCGAAGCCGCGACACAGCGCATGCAGGATATGAAAGCGCAGTCGAAAGGTCAGGCCGTTGCCGGTTCACCGGTTGCTGGCGACGCGATGAGCGTTGACCTAAACCACGTACGCAAAATCATCGTAGCCTGTGACGCCGGTATGGGTTCAAGTGCGATGGGTGCAGGCGTGCTGCGTAAGAAAGTGCAGGACGCGGGTCTCAGCAATATCTCCGTCACCAACACGGCGATTAACTCGCTGCCAGGCGACGTCGATTTGGTGATTACCCACCGCGATCTGACCGAACGTGCGATGCGTCAGGCACCGCAGGCGCAGCATATTTCGCTGAACAACTTCCTCGATAGCGCGCTGTACAGCAATCTGACTGAACGTCTGGTTGCCGCTAACCGCAGTGAAGCGCGTCGCGAAACCGTGCAGACTACGCTGGCTGACAGCTACGACGAAGGCAACGCGCACCTGTTTAAACTGGGTGCAGACAACGTGTTCCTCGGCCTGAGCGCCACCCATAAAGAGCAGGCGATTCGCTTTGCGGGTGAGCAGCTGGTGAAAGGCGGCTACGTGCAGCCGGAATATGTTGAAGCGATGCTGGAACGTGAAAAACTGACGCCAACTTACCTCGGTGAATCCATTGCTGTGCCACACGGTACCGTAGAAGCGAAAGACCGCGTGCTGAAAACCGGCGTGGTGTTCTGTCAGTATCCGGCAGGCGTGCAGTTTGGTGATGAGCCAGAAGACGTGGCGCGTTTGGTGATTGGTATCGCCGCTCGCAATAACGAGCACATTCAGGTGATTACCAGCCTGACCAACGCGCTGGATGATGACAGCGTGATTGAGAAGCTGGCCAATACCACCAGCGTGCAGGACGTGTTGGACCTGCTCTCAGGCAACACCGTTAAAGCGTAA
- a CDS encoding DUF3053 domain-containing protein: protein MASGISRIWMRTGMLMVSALVVLQLTACGDKEGDQRKAFSDFLQNTVMRSGEHLPSLSENQKQTFGNYASDYAILYGFSQQTNQAIEQGMRPVVDELAAIRVPQDYLTRRDNLRQASGNLSVLTQQIQSAKMQADSSKATLKQPDDLKKVYDAAFTKVVTQPASTLIPLLPQLQALSQAAVQTGDYLQSQGTRVTFNDGGVQFPTQDQATQYNTLMSNLSSNAQALTQAQNAVQGGL from the coding sequence ATGGCGTCAGGAATTTCCCGCATCTGGATGCGCACCGGCATGCTGATGGTCAGTGCCTTGGTCGTGCTGCAACTTACGGCCTGTGGCGACAAAGAGGGCGATCAGCGTAAAGCGTTCAGTGACTTCCTTCAGAACACAGTGATGCGCAGCGGCGAACATCTGCCAAGCCTGAGTGAAAACCAGAAGCAGACCTTCGGTAACTACGCCAGCGATTACGCCATCCTGTATGGTTTCTCGCAGCAGACCAATCAGGCGATCGAGCAAGGTATGCGTCCGGTGGTTGATGAATTAGCAGCGATTCGTGTACCGCAGGATTACCTGACGCGCCGCGATAACCTGCGCCAGGCCAGCGGTAATCTGAGCGTGCTGACCCAGCAGATTCAGAGCGCCAAAATGCAGGCGGACAGCAGCAAAGCCACGTTGAAGCAGCCGGATGATCTGAAGAAAGTCTACGACGCCGCGTTTACCAAAGTGGTAACGCAGCCAGCCAGCACGCTGATTCCGCTGCTGCCACAGCTGCAGGCGCTGAGCCAGGCGGCGGTGCAAACCGGCGACTATCTGCAATCGCAAGGCACACGCGTAACCTTCAACGACGGTGGCGTGCAGTTCCCAACGCAGGATCAGGCAACGCAGTACAACACGCTGATGAGCAATCTCTCCAGCAATGCGCAGGCGCTGACGCAAGCGCAAAATGCGGTGCAAGGCGGGTTATAA